The Microbacterium horticulturae region CGCTCTGTACCAGGTCGCCACGACCCGCGCAGCGCTGCAGGGGGAATGAACTCGACCCTGCGCGAATTGCACTCCCCGGAACATCCATTCATGTGAAGGGAACGTCATGGCACGCATCGTCGTCATCGGAGGAACCGGGTACGCCGGAGGGCACATCGTCGCGGAGGCGGCGGCGCGCGGACACGAAACAGTCGCGATCTCGCGCACCAAGCCCGAGACCCCGATCGCGGGCGTCACATACGTGCAGGCCGACGCGGCCGACATCGACGCCATGGGCGATGTGTTCGAGGGGGCGGATGCCGCGGTGTCGGCGATCTCGCCGCGTGGAGACATGACCGACAAGGTGCTCGATGTGCTGCAGGGCCTCGTGGCGAAGCTGCGCGGCACGAAGACCCGTCTGGGCATCGTCGGCGGCGCCATGGGCAGCCTGTCTGCCCCCGGCGGCCCCCGCCTGTGGGACCTGGGCGTCGCCGATGAGCTCAAGCACGAGGCCGGGGTCGGCATCGACTCACTCGAGCTCGTGCAGAACGCCGGCGACGACCTCGACTGGTTCTTCGTTCACCCGCCGAAGCTGTTCGGTGCGTGGGCGCCGGGCGAGCGCACCGGCCACTACCGCGACGGTGGCGAGGTCATCGTCGAGGACGCCGAGGGCAACTCCACCATCTCGGGCGAAGACTTCGCCATCGCCGTGGTCGACGAGATCGAGCAGGGAAACCACCGCCGCGAGCGCTTCACGGTCGGATACTGACGCTCACGCCAGGTCGCGCCCTCACACCAGGTCGCGCCAGTCTCCGGTGGGCTCGTCGTCATCGTCGGTGGATGCCGCGTCCAGCGCGATCGGCATGGTGAACGTCTCCGTGCCCGGGCCCATGACCGTGGCCTCGTCGCGGCGGTGCCGGAGCACATCGTCGATGTAACTGGTCACGGTCTCGGCGAGGGGTACGGAGACCCCACGCGCCTGGGACATGTACCACCGGTGTTCGAGCACCTGATGGAAGACCTCGGCCGGTTCGAGTTTCGCGCGCAGCTCGAATGGGATCGCCCGCACGACCGGCTCGAAGACCCGGGTGAGCCACTCGTGCGCGACCATCTCCTCGTCGTCCGCGCTCGCACCGGTGCGAGCGCGGTACTCGTCGAGGTCGTTCAGCAGCCGGCGGGCCTGGTTCTCTTCGACATCGAGCCCGGTCAGCCGGATGAGGCGCCGCTGGTGGTGCCCGGCGTCCACGACCTTGGGCTGGATGGACACCTTCGTGCCGTCGGGAGTCGCGCGGATCGACATCTCGCCGATGTCGAAGCCGAGCGCGTTCAATCGCTGCACGCGCTCGGTGATGCGCCACGATTCGCCGGCCGTGAAGGTCTCGGCTCCGGTCAGGGCGTCCCAGAGGGATCGGTACGACGAGATGATGCCGTCGGCGATCGCGACGGCATCCATGCCGCGTTCCAGTCGGCCGCCGGCCGCCAGGTCGAGGATCTCACCGGCGATGTTGGTGTGCGCGACCTCGAGGTCGTGTTCGCGCTGCCCGCGGGTCAACCCCGACTCGTGCAGTTCGCCGGTCTCGGCGTCGACGAGGTACGCGGCGAAGGCACCCGCGTCGCGCCGGAACAGCGTGTTCGACAACGAGACGTCGCCCCAGAAGAACCCGACATTGTGCAGCCGCACGAGCAGGACGGCCAGTGCGTCGACGAGCCGATTCGCGGTGTCGGGGCGCAGCACCTGGGTGAACAGCGCGCGGTAGGGGAGGGAAAAGCGCAGGTGCGCGGTGACCAGCGCCGACGGCAGCGTCTTGCCCGCGGCATCCGCCCTCCCGTCGATGACGGCGACCCGTTCGACGCAGGGCACATCCAGCCTGTCGAGGCTGCCGAGCATGTCGTACTCGCGCCGGGCCATTTCGGGCGTGGTCTCTTTGATCGCCACCACGCGGCCGGAGAGGTTGGCGAAGCGCACGAGGTGCCGCGAGATGCCCTTGGGCAGGTAGACGATGTCGTCGCTGGTCCAGTCGCCCAGGGGCGTCGACCACGGCAGCGCCAGCAGCCCCGGGTCGATGGCGCTCGCGGTGATGCTCAAGGCCTCGGTCACGGCATCCCTCCCTCTGGATCTGCGGCGAAACGGCGACGGCGCGAACTCGGAGATCCGAGCCCGCGCCGTCGCATCGTGATGGAGACTACGCCGAAGCGATCGCCTTGTCGGTGAGGCGCTCGCCGCTCTCCATGTCGAACACGTGCACGCGGCCGGTGATCGGGGTGAGCACGACGGTCTCGCCGGCGTTGGGGTGGTTGCGGCCGTCGACGCGGGCGACCACGTCGGTGCGCTTGCCGTCGATGTCGGAGTGGCCGTACAGGTAGCCGTCGGCACCGAGCTCTTCGACCAGGTCGACGGTGACGGACAGACCCTGGCCGCCTGCGGCGCCCACCTGGATGTCTTCGGGGCGCACGCCCACGGTGACCTGCTGTCCGTTGACCTTGGCGAGAGTGGACGACTCGACGGGCACGACCTGGCTGCCGAAGTGCACGCCGCCCTCGGTGACGTTGACCGGGAACAGGTTCATGGCAGGCGAGCCGATGAAGCCGGCGACGAACACGTTGTTCGGCTGCTCGTACAGGTCACGCGGCGAACCGACCTGCTGCAGGACGCCGTCCTTGAGGACCGCGATGCGGTCGCCCATGGTCAGAGCCTCGGTCTGGTCGTGCGTGACGTAGACAGTGGTGACGCCCAGGCGGCGCTGCAGCGACGCGATCTGGGTACGGGTCTGCACGCGCAGCTTGGCGTCGAGGTTCGACAGCGGCTCGTCCATGAGGAACACCTGCGGCTGGCGCACGATGGCGCGGCCCATGGCGACGCGCTGACGCTGACCACCCGACAGGGCCTTCGGCTTGCGGCTGAGGTACTCCTCGAGGTCCAGCAGCTTCGCGGCCTCGAGCACGCGGGCGGCGCGCTCTTCCTTCTTCACACCGGCGATCTTCAGGGCGAAGCCCATGTTCTCCGCGACCGTCATGTGCGGGTACAGGGCGTAGTTCTGGAACACCATGGCGATGTCGCGGTCCTTGGGCGGCACGTCGGTGACGTCGCGGTCGCCGATGAGGATGCGGCCCTCGTTGACCTCTTCGAGGCCGGCCAGCATGCGCAGGGTGGTGGACTTACCGCAACCGGAGGGGCCGACCAGAACGAGGAATTCGCCGTCGGCGACCTCGAGATTGATCTTGTCGACCGCGGGGCGAGTGCCTCCGGGGTAGAGACGGGTTGCGTTGTCGAACGTGACGGACGCCATGTCTTCTTCTCCTTCACCGGCAGGTACGTGCCGGACGATCCGTAGTGAATGGATGACGGACCGGAGGCCCGTGCGCTCATCATCGGGCGCTCCCTCAGTATGCCAGACGTTCGGGAGTGCTCCGCCTGTGGTGATCTCACACCTGCCGAGCACGCGCTCTCTGGGGATTTCACAGGCTGCCTGGTTAGCATCGAATCCGGCCGCGGCACCCGCGCGGCATCCCGGTCCGACGGGAGCATCAGTCTGTCAAGAGGTCACATGTCGAACGACGAGTCATCGAACGTTCCCGAGCCCAACGACCGCCGAAGCGCCGTGCGTGAGAAGGCGCAGCTGGTGCATGCGCGGCAGAGGCGCGCTCGGGCGATCCGCACCACCGCGCTCACGGTGGGTGCTGTCGCGGTCGTGGCGATCGTCGCGACCGGTGTCACGATGGCTGTCACCTCGCAGACGTCGCGCCCCGACATGTCGCCGGCGAACGTCGTCGATGACGGGTTCGCCGTCACGAGTGTGAACGGCGTCGCCGTCGACACGGGAGCGCAGAACGTGGATGCCACGCCCACCCCCACTCCGACGAAGTCCGCGAAGGGCGCGGGCTCGGCCACCGCGACGCCCGACCCTGCGGCGACCGGCACGGGCGTCGTCGACATTCGCGTGTACGTCGACTACTACGCGCCGGGGGCCAAGCAGTTCCAGGTGGCGAACGTCCAGCAGCTCACCCGGTGGGTGGATCAGGATGCTGCGACCCTGAGCTATTACCCGGTGGCGATGCTGTCGGCCAAGTCGAACGGCACCAAGTACTCGCAGCGCGCCGCCAGCGCCTCGGCCTGTGTGGCCACCCACTCGCCCGACTCGTTCTTCGCGTTCAACAACGCGTTGCTGTCGAAGCAGCCCGAGCAGGGCGACGACGGCTTCACCGACGTCGAGCTCGCTGACCTGGCGATCGCCTCGGGCGCCGACGACCCGAAGACCGTGCGCGCGTGCATCGAAGACGAGAACTACGTCACCTGGGTGAAGGATGCGACCGAGCGCGCGCTGGTGAACATCCCCGACACGGACGGGGTCGCACTCACCGGTACGCCGATGATCCTCGTGAACGGCCACCCGTATGCCGGGGCGCTCGACGACCCGAAGGAATTCGCGCAGTTCGTATTGACGAACTCGTCCGACGCGTACTACCACCCGGTTGAGCCGACGCCGACGGCCACGCTCGACGTGTCTTCGTCGCCCAGCCCCTCGACGACCGGCAAGTGAGGTCGGTCCGGCTA contains the following coding sequences:
- a CDS encoding ABC transporter ATP-binding protein: MASVTFDNATRLYPGGTRPAVDKINLEVADGEFLVLVGPSGCGKSTTLRMLAGLEEVNEGRILIGDRDVTDVPPKDRDIAMVFQNYALYPHMTVAENMGFALKIAGVKKEERAARVLEAAKLLDLEEYLSRKPKALSGGQRQRVAMGRAIVRQPQVFLMDEPLSNLDAKLRVQTRTQIASLQRRLGVTTVYVTHDQTEALTMGDRIAVLKDGVLQQVGSPRDLYEQPNNVFVAGFIGSPAMNLFPVNVTEGGVHFGSQVVPVESSTLAKVNGQQVTVGVRPEDIQVGAAGGQGLSVTVDLVEELGADGYLYGHSDIDGKRTDVVARVDGRNHPNAGETVVLTPITGRVHVFDMESGERLTDKAIASA
- a CDS encoding DUF4032 domain-containing protein codes for the protein MTEALSITASAIDPGLLALPWSTPLGDWTSDDIVYLPKGISRHLVRFANLSGRVVAIKETTPEMARREYDMLGSLDRLDVPCVERVAVIDGRADAAGKTLPSALVTAHLRFSLPYRALFTQVLRPDTANRLVDALAVLLVRLHNVGFFWGDVSLSNTLFRRDAGAFAAYLVDAETGELHESGLTRGQREHDLEVAHTNIAGEILDLAAGGRLERGMDAVAIADGIISSYRSLWDALTGAETFTAGESWRITERVQRLNALGFDIGEMSIRATPDGTKVSIQPKVVDAGHHQRRLIRLTGLDVEENQARRLLNDLDEYRARTGASADDEEMVAHEWLTRVFEPVVRAIPFELRAKLEPAEVFHQVLEHRWYMSQARGVSVPLAETVTSYIDDVLRHRRDEATVMGPGTETFTMPIALDAASTDDDDEPTGDWRDLV
- a CDS encoding DsbA family protein, which encodes MSNDESSNVPEPNDRRSAVREKAQLVHARQRRARAIRTTALTVGAVAVVAIVATGVTMAVTSQTSRPDMSPANVVDDGFAVTSVNGVAVDTGAQNVDATPTPTPTKSAKGAGSATATPDPAATGTGVVDIRVYVDYYAPGAKQFQVANVQQLTRWVDQDAATLSYYPVAMLSAKSNGTKYSQRAASASACVATHSPDSFFAFNNALLSKQPEQGDDGFTDVELADLAIASGADDPKTVRACIEDENYVTWVKDATERALVNIPDTDGVALTGTPMILVNGHPYAGALDDPKEFAQFVLTNSSDAYYHPVEPTPTATLDVSSSPSPSTTGK
- a CDS encoding NAD(P)-dependent oxidoreductase; its protein translation is MARIVVIGGTGYAGGHIVAEAAARGHETVAISRTKPETPIAGVTYVQADAADIDAMGDVFEGADAAVSAISPRGDMTDKVLDVLQGLVAKLRGTKTRLGIVGGAMGSLSAPGGPRLWDLGVADELKHEAGVGIDSLELVQNAGDDLDWFFVHPPKLFGAWAPGERTGHYRDGGEVIVEDAEGNSTISGEDFAIAVVDEIEQGNHRRERFTVGY